In Spinacia oleracea cultivar Varoflay chromosome 5, BTI_SOV_V1, whole genome shotgun sequence, a single window of DNA contains:
- the LOC110782294 gene encoding chymotrypsin inhibitor I, A, B and C subunits has protein sequence MSSCQAPMPGCQGKKSWPELVGKDGNEAAEIIKSENCFVKQTPVLPEGSPVTMDYRCDRVRVFVDACGKVVQTPSIA, from the exons ATGTCATCTTGCCAAGCACCCATGCCCGGCTGCCAAg GGAAGAAATCATGGCCTGAACTAGTTGGAAAAGATGGGAACGAGGCAGCAGAAATAATCAAATCTGAAAACTGTTTCGTGAAGCAGACTCCCGTCCTACCAGAGGGTAGCCCTGTTACTATGGACTACAGGTGTGACCGTGTTCGAGTTTTTGTTGATGCTTGTGGGAAGGTGGTCCAAACTCCCAGCATCGCATAA
- the LOC110782283 gene encoding chymotrypsin inhibitor I, A, B and C subunits-like: MSSCQENISMCQGKKSWPELVGKDGNKAAEIIKSENCFVKQTPVLPEGSKVTMDYRCDRVRVFVDACGKVVQTPNIG; the protein is encoded by the exons ATGTCATCCTGCCAAGAAAATATATCCATGTGCCAAG GGAAGAAATCATGGCCAGAACTAGTTGGAAAAGATGGGAACAAGGCAGCAGAAATAATCAAATCCGAAAACTGTTTCGTGAAGCAGACTCCCGTCCTACCAGAGGGGAGTAAGGTTACTATGGATTACAGGTGTGACCGTGTTCGAGTTTTTGTTGATGCCTGTGGGAAGGTGGTCCAAACTCCCAACATCGGTTAA